CCGCGATGATTAAAGCGTCCGGAAAACAGATTCCAATGGTGCTCCATCTCGACCACGGTGATACCTTTGAACTCTGTAAATCCTGCGTAGATAGCGGGTTCTCTTCGGTTATGATCGATGGGTCGAAACTACCGTATGAACAGAATGTAGCATTAACCAAACAGGTGGTAGATTATGCGCATCAGTTTGATGTTTCGGTTGAAGGAGAACTTGGCGTTCTCGCGGGAATAGAAGATGAAGTCAGTGCTGAAAAATCGCATTATACGAATCCGGATGATGTACAGGATTTCGTAAGTAAAACTGGCGTAGATAGTCTTGCGATATCCATCGGGACATCGCATGGTGCATATAAGTTCAAAGTTAAACCAGGTCAACCATTACCACCGTTACGGTTCGATATTTTGGAAGAAATCGAGAAACGGATTCCCGGATTCCCGATCGTACTCCATGGCGCATCGTCCGTTCTTCCGGAATATGTTGAAATGATTAACAAATATGGCGGAAAACTAGAAAATGCGGTCGGTGTGCCGGAAGACCAACTCCGGCGCGCAGCGAAATCCGCCGTGTGCAAAATTAATATTGATACTGACGGCCGGTTAGTGGTGACTGCGGTTATCCGGAAAATATTTGCTGAGCAACCGAGTGAATTTGACCCAAGAAAATATCTTGGTCCAGCACGGGATG
This DNA window, taken from bacterium, encodes the following:
- a CDS encoding class II fructose-1,6-bisphosphate aldolase, which codes for MANVHYRELGLVNTKKMFQMAMKGGYAIPAYNFNNMEQLQAIVRGCIESESPFILQVSSGARKYADQTLLKYLAQGATAMIKASGKQIPMVLHLDHGDTFELCKSCVDSGFSSVMIDGSKLPYEQNVALTKQVVDYAHQFDVSVEGELGVLAGIEDEVSAEKSHYTNPDDVQDFVSKTGVDSLAISIGTSHGAYKFKVKPGQPLPPLRFDILEEIEKRIPGFPIVLHGASSVLPEYVEMINKYGGKLENAVGVPEDQLRRAAKSAVCKINIDTDGRLVVTAVIRKIFAEQPSEFDPRKYLGPARDELQKLIVRKNKEVLGSAGKAAECL